One Cynocephalus volans isolate mCynVol1 chromosome 5, mCynVol1.pri, whole genome shotgun sequence DNA window includes the following coding sequences:
- the H1-6 gene encoding histone H1t: MSETAPEALANPVPTITMEKFPVKKRGKKLVDLTGASRKAPRAPVSKLIIEALSMSEERVGMSLVALKKALVAAGYDVEKNNSRIKLGLKSLVSKGVLVQTRGTGASGSFKLSKKVSLAPTKGKVRKPGSAKTKKLVLPRGSKSPKSGKTKKRAGKSRAPAAKKAARSGRKTKGANTRQQRKSPVKARAGKPKAGKPKLTQQKTNPKKRSTKK; this comes from the coding sequence ATGTCTGAAACGGCACCTGAAGCCCTAGCTAATCCTGTTCCAACCATCACTATGGAGAAGTTTCCAGTGAAGAAACGCGGGAAGAAACTGGTGGATTTGACGGGGGCAAGTCGCAAGGCTCCGAGGGCCCCTGTGTCCAAGTTGATCATTGAGGCCCTTTCGATGTCGGAAGAGCGAGTAGGCATGTCACTGGTCGCACTCAAAAAGGCGCTGGTGGCTGCCGGGTATGACGTGGAGAAGAACAACAGCCGCATCAAGCTGGGCCTCAAAAGCCTGGTAAGCAAGGGAGTCCTGGTTCAGACCAGGGGCACTGGTGCTTCCGGCTCCTTCAAGCTCAGCAAGAAGGTCTCTCTTGCGCCCACCAAGGGCAAGGTCAGAAAGCCTGGCTCTGCTAAGACAAAGAAGCTGGTTTTACCCAGGGGTTCAAAATCGCCAAAGAGTGGCAAGACTAAGAAAAGAGCCGGGAAGTCGAGGGCACCAGCAGCTAAGAAAGCTGCAAGGAGCGGGAGAAAGACTAAAGGAGCCAACACCAGGCAACAGCGTAAAAGTCCAGTGAAGGCGAGGGCAGGAAAGCCTAAGGCCGGGAAGCCGAAGTTGACCCAGCAGAAAACTAACCCTAAGAAGAGGTCTACTAAGAAGTGA